AGTCACCTCTGCTGATGGCGCGATACGCCTCACCCACCGCATGGGTCCCGGCAGCGCAGGCTGTGGTGACTGAAAGGTTGGGACCTTTGGCGCCGAGAAGGATCGAAGCCTGACCGGCACTCATATTGGAAATGACCATGGGGATGAAAAATGGGGTGATTTTTCGCGGCCCCCGCTCCAGAGCGATCTGGTGGTATTTCTCAATGGTCGGCAGTCCACCGATGCCGTTTCCGGTGTAAACACCGACCCGGTGAGCATTGTCATCCGTGATCACCAGACCGGCATCGTCACGGGCCATCAGGGCTGAAGCAACTGCATACTGAACAAAAAGTTCAAGATGCTTGGCCACCTTCTGGTCAATATATTTCTCGACCTCGAAATCCCTGACCTCGGCCGCGATCTTGACCGCATAATCACTTGTGTCAAAGCGGGTGATCAGACCAACACCACTGCGCCCGGCACACAAGGCTTCCCAGGTTTTCTCAACTCCGGTTCCGAGCGGGGTCACCAGACCGGCCCCTGTTACTACAACTCTTCTGTTCACCTGTCACTCCCTGCCAAGCAGTGGCGGCTGGAAATATTAATCAAAGAGCCTGAAACTGAATTCACTGTTTCAAGAAAATCAACCGGCAACTTTGTTGACGTGCTCAATGGCATCCTTGACGGTGGTGATCTTTTCGGCGACTTCATCTGCGATTTCAATATCAAAAGCTTCTTCCATGGCCATGATCAGCTCCACCAGATCAAGGGAGTCAGCGCCAAGATCGTCAACAAACGAGGCACCCGGAACAACCTTGTCTTTATCAACGCTCAGCTGCTCGGCAATAATATCAATAAGTTTTGCTTCTGCGGACATAGTATTACTCCTTAATAGTTATCAAAAAAATTTATCACACTTCTTTATTATCCCATGAACATGCCGCCATTCACATGAATGAACTGGCCGGTCACGTAACACGCATCATCAGAAGCCAGATAGGCTACAGCGGCGGCAACATCCGCAGCAGACCCCATGGCTTTCATCGGTATTTCGGCAAGAATTTTCTCCTTGACCTCCTCGGACAGACCGCTGGTCATGTCCGTGTCAATATAGCCCGGGGCAACCCCGTTTACCGTGATCCCTCTGGAAGCAAGCTCCCTGGCAACAGAACGGGTCAGTCCGACCAGACCGGCCTTGGCGGCGGAATAATTAACCTGCCCCGCATTGCCGAGAAAACCAATCACCGAACTGATATTGATGATCCGGCCCCAGCGCTGTTTCATCATCGGCCTGGTCACCGCCTTGATGCAGTTGAAAGCGCCTTTCAGGTTGGTATCAAGAACCTGGTCCCAGTCGGATTCTTTCATCTTCATCAGTAAACCGTCCCGGGTTATACCGGCATTATTTACCACTATATCGATCCGACCGCAATCTTCGATAATTTTTGCCATCGCAGAATCAACGCCGGCCGAATCGGCAACATCAAACCGGTACAGCTTTGCATCCCCTCCGGCCTCGGCAACTGCGGCAACTGTCTCCTCACCGGCTGCGGGGTTACTGACATAGTTCACCACAACCCTAGCGCCCATTCCGGAAAGCTTCAGGCAGATCTCTCTGCCGATCCCCCTGCTGCCGCCGGTCACCACCGCAACTCTGCCCTCAAGGCTCATTTTCAGCTCCTCCCGCCTGCCTGGCGCTCCTTCAGGCGTTCAATCAGTTTCGGCACTACCACGGAAACATCACCAACGATCCCGTACGTTGCCACATCAAAGATCGGGGCGTGCGGGTCACGATTTATGGCAACAATATTATCGGATGACTGCATGCCGACCATGTGCTGGATTGCACCGGATATGCCGCAGGCAATATACAATTTCGGGCAGACGGTTTTACCGGTCTGTCCCACCTGATGCGGATAGGCAATCCAGCCGTTATCGACTGCCGCCCTTGAAGCGGCGATCGCCCCGCCAAGAAGCGCGGCCAGTTCACGGATCATGGCAAACCCTTTCTCACTTTCAAGGCCACGTCCTCCTGCGACCAGAACATCCGCTTCATTGATGTTGGTCTGTTCTGATTCTTCCTTGACGCTTCGCAAAACCCTTACTCTGGACTGGATACGGGTTTTATCAGGGTCAATTTTTATGACCTCGCCCTTGCGGGAAATGTCCTTGGCAATTGCTTTCATCACCAGGGGTCTTACCGTGGCCATCTGCGGTCGGTTAGCCGGACACTCGATAGTCGCCATGATATTCCCGCCGAATGCCGGCCTGGTCTGCAGGAGCATTCCATCTTCCTCGCGGATGGCAAGTCCGGTGCAATCTGCGGTCAATCCTGTTCCGAGCATGGTGGCAAGCCGTGGAATGAAAGAGCGGCCAATGGCGGTGGCCCCAGCCAGAACAATCTCCGGTTGATGCTCGCGGATCAGATCCTCCATGACGTTGCCGTAGGCGTCATCAGTGAAGTGGGCAAGGGCGGGATCATCGGCCACATAAACCCGGTCCGCGCCGTAAGCGACAAGATCATCGGCCTCATTTGCAAAACCGGAACCGATCAGGACTGCTGAAAGCGGCACGTTCCGCTGATCGGCAAGCTTGCGGCCGATCCCGAGCAGTTCATAGGCAACCTGCGCCACCTTCCCGTTCCGGAACTCGGCATACACCCAGACCCCGGACCATTGAGAAAGATCCTCTTTGCCTTCTTTTTCAGCCTTGTCAATACTTAAGGCCTCAACTTCACAGACATCGACACAGCTGCCGCAGAGGGTGCAGCTGTCCCCCACCACGGCATGTCCGCCTTCGACCTTA
The window above is part of the Pseudomonadota bacterium genome. Proteins encoded here:
- the acpP gene encoding acyl carrier protein; the encoded protein is MSAEAKLIDIIAEQLSVDKDKVVPGASFVDDLGADSLDLVELIMAMEEAFDIEIADEVAEKITTVKDAIEHVNKVAG
- the fabG gene encoding 3-oxoacyl-[acyl-carrier-protein] reductase, coding for MSLEGRVAVVTGGSRGIGREICLKLSGMGARVVVNYVSNPAAGEETVAAVAEAGGDAKLYRFDVADSAGVDSAMAKIIEDCGRIDIVVNNAGITRDGLLMKMKESDWDQVLDTNLKGAFNCIKAVTRPMMKQRWGRIINISSVIGFLGNAGQVNYSAAKAGLVGLTRSVARELASRGITVNGVAPGYIDTDMTSGLSEEVKEKILAEIPMKAMGSAADVAAAVAYLASDDACYVTGQFIHVNGGMFMG
- a CDS encoding electron transfer flavoprotein subunit alpha, which codes for MLKIDIEACIGCGLCEETCTFGAIKVEGGHAVVGDSCTLCGSCVDVCEVEALSIDKAEKEGKEDLSQWSGVWVYAEFRNGKVAQVAYELLGIGRKLADQRNVPLSAVLIGSGFANEADDLVAYGADRVYVADDPALAHFTDDAYGNVMEDLIREHQPEIVLAGATAIGRSFIPRLATMLGTGLTADCTGLAIREEDGMLLQTRPAFGGNIMATIECPANRPQMATVRPLVMKAIAKDISRKGEVIKIDPDKTRIQSRVRVLRSVKEESEQTNINEADVLVAGGRGLESEKGFAMIRELAALLGGAIAASRAAVDNGWIAYPHQVGQTGKTVCPKLYIACGISGAIQHMVGMQSSDNIVAINRDPHAPIFDVATYGIVGDVSVVVPKLIERLKERQAGGRS